One window of the Silurus meridionalis isolate SWU-2019-XX chromosome 24, ASM1480568v1, whole genome shotgun sequence genome contains the following:
- the LOC124378541 gene encoding ADP-ribosylation factor-binding protein GGA3-like isoform X1, whose protein sequence is MAEDQSVDFLLLCLNKATDPENSSERWDCMQKFCQHVNTHTNGPQIAMRLLAHKIQSPQEKEALQALTLLEVCMNNCGKRFQSEAAKFRFLNELIKVLSPKYLGVCSTEQVKQRVTEVLYSWTQWLKDEPKVQEAYSMLKKQGIVKKDPRLPTTVTMPPPSPRQEVSVFDNEDTSKLLSQLLKSGRPEDLEMANTLIKSTLQEEQEKMDKESRRVSTIQEVKNCTLQLGLLLNQQHTQHTPEMQELYERCDRLRSNLFRLASDTVNNDEALAEILHRNDELTHVMTLYREKTPKPQTETETVLVSPVKSYHLIDFSVLGDDAPCGQVEQNTTLLQEEEQQKIHGADSSRTPLSVKSYLDDLLQLEDTENIMSEMGQSDITHNASVFTMTDSELRSRSTANENQPITSSGVHNPRPLSSLADINVSLDSIKPSHIKPLTVYNHRGVHVSLHFTKESPPSHPDVAVIIISAVNTSPLPVSDFLFLAAVPKNMCVRLQAATGNSLPSFSPLLPPAALSQILLLSNPLRKPVRLRFRVTLTLGQERLQQDGDIEQFPQWNSWTHI, encoded by the exons ATAAAGCAACAGATCCTGAGAACTCATCAGAGAGATGGGACTGCATGCAAAAGTTCTGCCAGcatgttaacacacacaccaatg ggcccCAGATTGCGATGCGACTCTTGGCTCATAAGATCCAGTCTCCTCAGGAGAAGGAAGCTCTTCAGGCTCTTACT TTGTTGGAGGTGTGCATGAATAATTGTGGGAAACGTTTCCAAAGTGAAGCTGCGAAGTTCAGATTCCTGAATGAACTCATTAAAGTTCTGTCTCCAAAG tatTTGGGTGTGTGTAGCACAGAACAGGTGAAACAGAGAGTGACGGAGGTTTTGTACAGCTGGACTCAGTGGTTGAAGGACGAGCCGAAGGTTCAGGAAGCTTACAGCATGCTGAAGAAACAAG GAATAGTGAAAAAAGACCCGAGACTTCCTACCACTGTGACGAtgcctccaccttctccacggCAGGAAGTGTCTGTATTTGATAATGAAGACACATCAAAG CTGCTGTCACAGTTACTAAAGAGCGGCCGTCCAGAAGACTTGGAGATGGCTAACACGCTGATAAAGAGCACACTgcaagag gagCAGGAGAAGATGGATAAGGAGAGCAGACGTGTTAGTACAATTCAGGAAGTGAAGAACTGCACATTGCAACTTGGACTACTCCTGAACcaacaacatacacaacacactccagaGATGCAG gAGCTGTATGAGCGCTGTGATAGGCTGAGATCAAACCTTTTTCGACTGGCCAGTGACACTGTGAACAACGATGAAGCTTTAG ctgagaTTCTGCACAGAAATGATGAACTTACACATGTGATGACTCTGTACAGAGAGAAAACACCGAAACCACAAACTGAGACAGAGACGGTGCTCG TGAGTCCAGTGAAGTCGTACCACCTGATTGATTTCTCAGTGCTGGGAGACGACGCCCCCTGTGGCCAAGTTGAGCAGAACACAACTCTACTGCAGGAGGAAGAACAGCAGAAAATacatg GGGCAGACTCAAGCAGAACTCCACTCAGTGTGAAATCCTACCTGGACGACCTGCTACAG CTGGAGGACACAGAGAACATTATGAGTGAGATGGGACAATCagacattacccacaatgcctcAGTGTTCACAATGAC GGATTCAGAGCTGCGTTCCAGATCGACGGCTAACgaaaatcagccaatcacatccAGCGGCGTTCATAATCCCCGCCCCCTTTCATCCCTCGCTGACATCAATGTCTCTCTGGACTCCATCAAACCCA GCCACATTAAGCCTTTGACAGTGTATAATCATCGCGGTGTCCATGTCTCTCTGCACTTCACTAAAGAATCTCCTCCGTCTCACCCCGATGTTGCCGTCATCATCATCTCGGCGGTTAACACCTcgccacttcctgtttctgacTTCCTCTTCCTGGCTGCCGTTCCCAAA aATATGTGTGTGAGGCTGCAGGCAGCTACAGGAAACTCATTGCCTTCATTCAGCCCTCTGCTGCCCCCTGCTGCTCTCTCCCAAATACTACTGCTCTCCAACCCACTCAGG aagccGGTGCGTCTGCGTTTCAGAGTGACTCTGACTCTGGGACAGGAGAGACTGCAGCAGGACGGAGACATTGAGCAGTTCCCTCAGTGGAACTCCTGGACTCACATCTGA
- the LOC124378541 gene encoding ADP-ribosylation factor-binding protein GGA3-like isoform X2: MAEDQSVDFLLLCLNKATDPENSSERWDCMQKFCQHVNTHTNGPQIAMRLLAHKIQSPQEKEALQALTLLEVCMNNCGKRFQSEAAKFRFLNELIKVLSPKYLGVCSTEQVKQRVTEVLYSWTQWLKDEPKVQEAYSMLKKQGIVKKDPRLPTTVTMPPPSPRQEVSVFDNEDTSKLLSQLLKSGRPEDLEMANTLIKSTLQEEQEKMDKESRRVSTIQEVKNCTLQLGLLLNQQHTQHTPEMQELYERCDRLRSNLFRLASDTVNNDEALAEILHRNDELTHVMTLYREKTPKPQTETETVLVSPVKSYHLIDFSVLGDDAPCGQVEQNTTLLQEEEQQKIHDSSRTPLSVKSYLDDLLQLEDTENIMSEMGQSDITHNASVFTMTDSELRSRSTANENQPITSSGVHNPRPLSSLADINVSLDSIKPSHIKPLTVYNHRGVHVSLHFTKESPPSHPDVAVIIISAVNTSPLPVSDFLFLAAVPKNMCVRLQAATGNSLPSFSPLLPPAALSQILLLSNPLRKPVRLRFRVTLTLGQERLQQDGDIEQFPQWNSWTHI; this comes from the exons ATAAAGCAACAGATCCTGAGAACTCATCAGAGAGATGGGACTGCATGCAAAAGTTCTGCCAGcatgttaacacacacaccaatg ggcccCAGATTGCGATGCGACTCTTGGCTCATAAGATCCAGTCTCCTCAGGAGAAGGAAGCTCTTCAGGCTCTTACT TTGTTGGAGGTGTGCATGAATAATTGTGGGAAACGTTTCCAAAGTGAAGCTGCGAAGTTCAGATTCCTGAATGAACTCATTAAAGTTCTGTCTCCAAAG tatTTGGGTGTGTGTAGCACAGAACAGGTGAAACAGAGAGTGACGGAGGTTTTGTACAGCTGGACTCAGTGGTTGAAGGACGAGCCGAAGGTTCAGGAAGCTTACAGCATGCTGAAGAAACAAG GAATAGTGAAAAAAGACCCGAGACTTCCTACCACTGTGACGAtgcctccaccttctccacggCAGGAAGTGTCTGTATTTGATAATGAAGACACATCAAAG CTGCTGTCACAGTTACTAAAGAGCGGCCGTCCAGAAGACTTGGAGATGGCTAACACGCTGATAAAGAGCACACTgcaagag gagCAGGAGAAGATGGATAAGGAGAGCAGACGTGTTAGTACAATTCAGGAAGTGAAGAACTGCACATTGCAACTTGGACTACTCCTGAACcaacaacatacacaacacactccagaGATGCAG gAGCTGTATGAGCGCTGTGATAGGCTGAGATCAAACCTTTTTCGACTGGCCAGTGACACTGTGAACAACGATGAAGCTTTAG ctgagaTTCTGCACAGAAATGATGAACTTACACATGTGATGACTCTGTACAGAGAGAAAACACCGAAACCACAAACTGAGACAGAGACGGTGCTCG TGAGTCCAGTGAAGTCGTACCACCTGATTGATTTCTCAGTGCTGGGAGACGACGCCCCCTGTGGCCAAGTTGAGCAGAACACAACTCTACTGCAGGAGGAAGAACAGCAGAAAATacatg ACTCAAGCAGAACTCCACTCAGTGTGAAATCCTACCTGGACGACCTGCTACAG CTGGAGGACACAGAGAACATTATGAGTGAGATGGGACAATCagacattacccacaatgcctcAGTGTTCACAATGAC GGATTCAGAGCTGCGTTCCAGATCGACGGCTAACgaaaatcagccaatcacatccAGCGGCGTTCATAATCCCCGCCCCCTTTCATCCCTCGCTGACATCAATGTCTCTCTGGACTCCATCAAACCCA GCCACATTAAGCCTTTGACAGTGTATAATCATCGCGGTGTCCATGTCTCTCTGCACTTCACTAAAGAATCTCCTCCGTCTCACCCCGATGTTGCCGTCATCATCATCTCGGCGGTTAACACCTcgccacttcctgtttctgacTTCCTCTTCCTGGCTGCCGTTCCCAAA aATATGTGTGTGAGGCTGCAGGCAGCTACAGGAAACTCATTGCCTTCATTCAGCCCTCTGCTGCCCCCTGCTGCTCTCTCCCAAATACTACTGCTCTCCAACCCACTCAGG aagccGGTGCGTCTGCGTTTCAGAGTGACTCTGACTCTGGGACAGGAGAGACTGCAGCAGGACGGAGACATTGAGCAGTTCCCTCAGTGGAACTCCTGGACTCACATCTGA
- the LOC124378541 gene encoding ADP-ribosylation factor-binding protein GGA2-like isoform X5 translates to MAEDQSVDFLLLCLNKATDPENSSERWDCMQKFCQHVNTHTNGPQIAMRLLAHKIQSPQEKEALQALTLLEVCMNNCGKRFQSEAAKFRFLNELIKVLSPKYLGVCSTEQVKQRVTEVLYSWTQWLKDEPKVQEAYSMLKKQGIVKKDPRLPTTVTMPPPSPRQEVSVFDNEDTSKLLSQLLKSGRPEDLEMANTLIKSTLQEEQEKMDKESRRVSTIQEVKNCTLQLGLLLNQQHTQHTPEMQELYERCDRLRSNLFRLASDTVNNDEALAEILHRNDELTHVMTLYREKTPKPQTETETVLVSPVKSYHLIDFSVLGDDAPCGQVEQNTTLLQEEEQQKIHGADSSRTPLSVKSYLDDLLQLEDTENIMSEMGQSDITHNASVFTMTDSELRSRSTANENQPITSSGVHNPRPLSSLADINVSLDSIKPKYVCEAAGSYRKLIAFIQPSAAPCCSLPNTTALQPTQEAGASAFQSDSDSGTGETAAGRRH, encoded by the exons ATAAAGCAACAGATCCTGAGAACTCATCAGAGAGATGGGACTGCATGCAAAAGTTCTGCCAGcatgttaacacacacaccaatg ggcccCAGATTGCGATGCGACTCTTGGCTCATAAGATCCAGTCTCCTCAGGAGAAGGAAGCTCTTCAGGCTCTTACT TTGTTGGAGGTGTGCATGAATAATTGTGGGAAACGTTTCCAAAGTGAAGCTGCGAAGTTCAGATTCCTGAATGAACTCATTAAAGTTCTGTCTCCAAAG tatTTGGGTGTGTGTAGCACAGAACAGGTGAAACAGAGAGTGACGGAGGTTTTGTACAGCTGGACTCAGTGGTTGAAGGACGAGCCGAAGGTTCAGGAAGCTTACAGCATGCTGAAGAAACAAG GAATAGTGAAAAAAGACCCGAGACTTCCTACCACTGTGACGAtgcctccaccttctccacggCAGGAAGTGTCTGTATTTGATAATGAAGACACATCAAAG CTGCTGTCACAGTTACTAAAGAGCGGCCGTCCAGAAGACTTGGAGATGGCTAACACGCTGATAAAGAGCACACTgcaagag gagCAGGAGAAGATGGATAAGGAGAGCAGACGTGTTAGTACAATTCAGGAAGTGAAGAACTGCACATTGCAACTTGGACTACTCCTGAACcaacaacatacacaacacactccagaGATGCAG gAGCTGTATGAGCGCTGTGATAGGCTGAGATCAAACCTTTTTCGACTGGCCAGTGACACTGTGAACAACGATGAAGCTTTAG ctgagaTTCTGCACAGAAATGATGAACTTACACATGTGATGACTCTGTACAGAGAGAAAACACCGAAACCACAAACTGAGACAGAGACGGTGCTCG TGAGTCCAGTGAAGTCGTACCACCTGATTGATTTCTCAGTGCTGGGAGACGACGCCCCCTGTGGCCAAGTTGAGCAGAACACAACTCTACTGCAGGAGGAAGAACAGCAGAAAATacatg GGGCAGACTCAAGCAGAACTCCACTCAGTGTGAAATCCTACCTGGACGACCTGCTACAG CTGGAGGACACAGAGAACATTATGAGTGAGATGGGACAATCagacattacccacaatgcctcAGTGTTCACAATGAC GGATTCAGAGCTGCGTTCCAGATCGACGGCTAACgaaaatcagccaatcacatccAGCGGCGTTCATAATCCCCGCCCCCTTTCATCCCTCGCTGACATCAATGTCTCTCTGGACTCCATCAAACCCA aATATGTGTGTGAGGCTGCAGGCAGCTACAGGAAACTCATTGCCTTCATTCAGCCCTCTGCTGCCCCCTGCTGCTCTCTCCCAAATACTACTGCTCTCCAACCCACTCAGG aagccGGTGCGTCTGCGTTTCAGAGTGACTCTGACTCTGGGACAGGAGAGACTGCAGCAGGACGGAGACATTGA
- the LOC124378541 gene encoding ADP-ribosylation factor-binding protein GGA2-like isoform X4 gives MQKFCQHVNTHTNGPQIAMRLLAHKIQSPQEKEALQALTLLEVCMNNCGKRFQSEAAKFRFLNELIKVLSPKYLGVCSTEQVKQRVTEVLYSWTQWLKDEPKVQEAYSMLKKQGIVKKDPRLPTTVTMPPPSPRQEVSVFDNEDTSKLLSQLLKSGRPEDLEMANTLIKSTLQEEQEKMDKESRRVSTIQEVKNCTLQLGLLLNQQHTQHTPEMQELYERCDRLRSNLFRLASDTVNNDEALAEILHRNDELTHVMTLYREKTPKPQTETETVLVSPVKSYHLIDFSVLGDDAPCGQVEQNTTLLQEEEQQKIHGADSSRTPLSVKSYLDDLLQLEDTENIMSEMGQSDITHNASVFTMTDSELRSRSTANENQPITSSGVHNPRPLSSLADINVSLDSIKPSHIKPLTVYNHRGVHVSLHFTKESPPSHPDVAVIIISAVNTSPLPVSDFLFLAAVPKNMCVRLQAATGNSLPSFSPLLPPAALSQILLLSNPLRKPVRLRFRVTLTLGQERLQQDGDIEQFPQWNSWTHI, from the exons ATGCAAAAGTTCTGCCAGcatgttaacacacacaccaatg ggcccCAGATTGCGATGCGACTCTTGGCTCATAAGATCCAGTCTCCTCAGGAGAAGGAAGCTCTTCAGGCTCTTACT TTGTTGGAGGTGTGCATGAATAATTGTGGGAAACGTTTCCAAAGTGAAGCTGCGAAGTTCAGATTCCTGAATGAACTCATTAAAGTTCTGTCTCCAAAG tatTTGGGTGTGTGTAGCACAGAACAGGTGAAACAGAGAGTGACGGAGGTTTTGTACAGCTGGACTCAGTGGTTGAAGGACGAGCCGAAGGTTCAGGAAGCTTACAGCATGCTGAAGAAACAAG GAATAGTGAAAAAAGACCCGAGACTTCCTACCACTGTGACGAtgcctccaccttctccacggCAGGAAGTGTCTGTATTTGATAATGAAGACACATCAAAG CTGCTGTCACAGTTACTAAAGAGCGGCCGTCCAGAAGACTTGGAGATGGCTAACACGCTGATAAAGAGCACACTgcaagag gagCAGGAGAAGATGGATAAGGAGAGCAGACGTGTTAGTACAATTCAGGAAGTGAAGAACTGCACATTGCAACTTGGACTACTCCTGAACcaacaacatacacaacacactccagaGATGCAG gAGCTGTATGAGCGCTGTGATAGGCTGAGATCAAACCTTTTTCGACTGGCCAGTGACACTGTGAACAACGATGAAGCTTTAG ctgagaTTCTGCACAGAAATGATGAACTTACACATGTGATGACTCTGTACAGAGAGAAAACACCGAAACCACAAACTGAGACAGAGACGGTGCTCG TGAGTCCAGTGAAGTCGTACCACCTGATTGATTTCTCAGTGCTGGGAGACGACGCCCCCTGTGGCCAAGTTGAGCAGAACACAACTCTACTGCAGGAGGAAGAACAGCAGAAAATacatg GGGCAGACTCAAGCAGAACTCCACTCAGTGTGAAATCCTACCTGGACGACCTGCTACAG CTGGAGGACACAGAGAACATTATGAGTGAGATGGGACAATCagacattacccacaatgcctcAGTGTTCACAATGAC GGATTCAGAGCTGCGTTCCAGATCGACGGCTAACgaaaatcagccaatcacatccAGCGGCGTTCATAATCCCCGCCCCCTTTCATCCCTCGCTGACATCAATGTCTCTCTGGACTCCATCAAACCCA GCCACATTAAGCCTTTGACAGTGTATAATCATCGCGGTGTCCATGTCTCTCTGCACTTCACTAAAGAATCTCCTCCGTCTCACCCCGATGTTGCCGTCATCATCATCTCGGCGGTTAACACCTcgccacttcctgtttctgacTTCCTCTTCCTGGCTGCCGTTCCCAAA aATATGTGTGTGAGGCTGCAGGCAGCTACAGGAAACTCATTGCCTTCATTCAGCCCTCTGCTGCCCCCTGCTGCTCTCTCCCAAATACTACTGCTCTCCAACCCACTCAGG aagccGGTGCGTCTGCGTTTCAGAGTGACTCTGACTCTGGGACAGGAGAGACTGCAGCAGGACGGAGACATTGAGCAGTTCCCTCAGTGGAACTCCTGGACTCACATCTGA
- the LOC124378541 gene encoding ADP-ribosylation factor-binding protein GGA3-like isoform X3, whose translation MQKFCQHVNTHTNGPQIAMRLLAHKIQSPQEKEALQALTLLEVCMNNCGKRFHSEAAKFRFLNELIKVLSPKYLGVCSTEQVKQRVTEVLYSWTQWLKDEPKVQEAYSMLKKQGIVKKDPRLPTTVTMPPPSPRQEVSVFDNEDTSKLLSQLLKSGRPEDLEMANTLIKSTLQEEQEKMDKESRRVSTIQEVKNCTLQLGLLLNQQHTQHTPEMQELYERCDRLRSNLFRLASDTVNNDEALAEILHRNDELTHVMTLYREKTPKPQTETETVLVSPVKSYHLIDFSVLGDDAPCGQVEQNTTLLQEEEQQKIHGADSSRTPLSVKSYLDDLLQLEDTENIMSEMGQSDITHNASVFTMTDSELRSRSTANENQPITSSGVHNPRPLSSLADINVSLDSIKPSHIKPLTVYNHRGVHVSLHFTKESPPSHPDVAVIIISAVNTSPLPVSDFLFLAAVPKNMCVRLQAATGNSLPSFSPLLPPAALSQILLLSNPLRKPVRLRFRVTLTLGQERLQQDGDIEQFPQWNSWTHI comes from the exons ATGCAAAAGTTCTGCCAGcatgttaacacacacaccaatgg gcccCAGATTGCGATGCGACTCTTGGCTCATAAGATCCAGTCTCCTCAGGAGAAGGAAGCTCTTCAGGCTCTTACT TTGTTGGAGGTGTGCATGAATAATTGTGGGAAACGTTTCCACAGTGAAGCTGCGAAGTTCAGATTCCTGAATGAACTCATTAAAGTTCTGTCTCCAAAG tatTTGGGTGTGTGTAGCACAGAACAGGTGAAACAGAGAGTGACGGAGGTTTTGTACAGCTGGACTCAGTGGTTGAAGGACGAGCCGAAGGTTCAGGAAGCTTACAGCATGCTGAAGAAACAAG GAATAGTGAAAAAAGACCCGAGACTTCCTACCACTGTGACGAtgcctccaccttctccacggCAGGAAGTGTCTGTATTTGATAATGAAGACACATCAAAG CTGCTGTCACAGTTACTAAAGAGCGGCCGTCCAGAAGACTTGGAGATGGCTAACACGCTGATAAAGAGCACACTgcaagag gagCAGGAGAAGATGGATAAGGAGAGCAGACGTGTTAGTACAATTCAGGAAGTGAAGAACTGCACATTGCAACTTGGACTACTCCTGAACcaacaacatacacaacacactccagaGATGCAG gAGCTGTATGAGCGCTGTGATAGGCTGAGATCAAACCTTTTTCGACTGGCCAGTGACACTGTGAACAACGATGAAGCTTTAG ctgagaTTCTGCACAGAAATGATGAACTTACACATGTGATGACTCTGTACAGAGAGAAAACACCGAAACCACAAACTGAGACAGAGACGGTGCTCG TGAGTCCAGTGAAGTCGTACCACCTGATTGATTTCTCAGTGCTGGGAGACGACGCCCCCTGTGGCCAAGTTGAGCAGAACACAACTCTACTGCAGGAGGAAGAACAGCAGAAAATacatg GGGCAGACTCAAGCAGAACTCCACTCAGTGTGAAATCCTACCTGGACGACCTGCTACAG CTGGAGGACACAGAGAACATTATGAGTGAGATGGGACAATCagacattacccacaatgcctcAGTGTTCACAATGAC GGATTCAGAGCTGCGTTCCAGATCGACGGCTAACgaaaatcagccaatcacatccAGCGGCGTTCATAATCCCCGCCCCCTTTCATCCCTCGCTGACATCAATGTCTCTCTGGACTCCATCAAACCCA GCCACATTAAGCCTTTGACAGTGTATAATCATCGCGGTGTCCATGTCTCTCTGCACTTCACTAAAGAATCTCCTCCGTCTCACCCCGATGTTGCCGTCATCATCATCTCGGCGGTTAACACCTcgccacttcctgtttctgacTTCCTCTTCCTGGCTGCCGTTCCCAAA aATATGTGTGTGAGGCTGCAGGCAGCTACAGGAAACTCATTGCCTTCATTCAGCCCTCTGCTGCCCCCTGCTGCTCTCTCCCAAATACTACTGCTCTCCAACCCACTCAGG aagccGGTGCGTCTGCGTTTCAGAGTGACTCTGACTCTGGGACAGGAGAGACTGCAGCAGGACGGAGACATTGAGCAGTTCCCTCAGTGGAACTCCTGGACTCACATCTGA